In the genome of Xanthocytophaga agilis, one region contains:
- a CDS encoding AI-2E family transporter, which produces MSSPYTRKQRKGAMLVLIILLFCFLAYALRGFITSFFGALIIYTLFRSWHQKLVEQRKWKPALSTTIILIVSFLLIILPVGIVVYQVANQVVQLVKDPTVVTGIIAKIQHYPLYQKYVDPQLLQDQLSRIGQVAVNIFGTTLNGLANSIATISVMYLILYFMFAHYKAMETWLMQYLPFSPRNSYQYADELRNITYSNVIGSGIIAVIQGALVGLGFWLFGIPQPFFYGTIAVFASFIPVIGSALIFIPGSLFALASGETGHGIGLLLWGFILVANIDNVLRMVLNKKIGDTHPLITFLGIIVGLPIFGLTGLVIGPLLLSFFVLSVQMYTRNYLSKPASEKELEIKIVKEESEKSPQNPSDRKEDTDTNK; this is translated from the coding sequence ATGTCGAGTCCCTATACCCGAAAGCAACGCAAAGGAGCCATGCTGGTTCTAATTATCCTATTGTTTTGTTTTCTTGCCTATGCCCTACGTGGTTTTATTACTTCCTTTTTTGGAGCATTAATCATTTACACATTGTTTCGTTCCTGGCATCAGAAACTGGTAGAGCAGCGCAAATGGAAACCAGCCTTAAGCACTACCATAATTCTGATTGTCTCTTTCCTGCTTATTATTCTACCTGTTGGGATTGTAGTATATCAGGTTGCTAATCAGGTTGTGCAGCTTGTGAAAGATCCGACAGTGGTTACAGGTATTATAGCCAAAATCCAGCATTATCCACTTTATCAAAAGTATGTAGATCCCCAGCTATTACAGGATCAACTGAGCCGTATAGGCCAGGTAGCTGTGAATATTTTCGGCACAACCCTCAATGGTCTAGCCAATAGTATAGCTACGATTAGTGTTATGTATCTGATCCTCTACTTTATGTTTGCTCATTACAAAGCCATGGAAACCTGGCTTATGCAGTATTTGCCCTTCAGCCCGAGAAACTCTTATCAGTATGCGGATGAATTACGAAATATCACTTACAGCAATGTGATTGGCTCCGGCATTATTGCTGTGATCCAGGGAGCTTTGGTAGGCCTTGGCTTCTGGCTATTTGGCATTCCCCAGCCTTTCTTTTATGGAACTATTGCTGTATTTGCCTCTTTTATTCCAGTAATAGGGTCTGCACTTATTTTTATACCAGGCAGTCTATTTGCTCTTGCCAGTGGTGAAACAGGTCACGGTATCGGATTATTGTTATGGGGATTCATTCTGGTAGCCAATATTGATAATGTACTACGGATGGTCCTGAACAAGAAAATAGGTGACACTCATCCACTCATTACGTTTCTGGGCATTATTGTTGGCCTTCCGATTTTTGGCCTAACCGGATTGGTGATTGGCCCCTTACTACTCTCCTTCTTTGTTTTGTCTGTACAAATGTATACCCGCAACTATCTTTCCAAACCTGCATCCGAAAAAGAATTAGAGATCAAGATAGTCAAAGAAGAATCGGAAAAAAGTCCTCAGAATCCATCTGACCGCAAAGAAGATACAGACACAAATAAATAA
- a CDS encoding AraC family transcriptional regulator, which yields MLPKDISKEHKQRLETVINYILKNLNNDISLEVLAEKANYSPFHLQKLFKQAMGESPKQYIIRMRLETAAHYLIVYGQKSITEVAYECGFSSPAVFARAFKSYFGISAEKMRQVQHQQQVIIRKESFHLKGLIDSKKIVYAEGGSKKTLKVEIKKIAEMRGIFINAPLQDETLIQQSFKDILCFADAHDMLTSDTRMLGLIYPHQDRYGTCISISKEQAIPKNTETITISGGKYAVFKVRGGVRDTFRALQIFHDQWLPDSGYKIAELFGFEVFMSNPALVVYSRLVKEVYIPLEPV from the coding sequence ATGTTACCAAAAGATATTTCCAAAGAACACAAACAGCGGTTAGAGACTGTAATCAATTACATTCTTAAGAATCTGAACAATGATATATCATTGGAGGTATTGGCTGAGAAAGCAAACTATTCTCCCTTTCACCTGCAGAAGTTATTTAAACAGGCAATGGGTGAATCACCCAAGCAGTATATAATCCGTATGCGTCTCGAAACTGCGGCACATTACCTGATTGTGTATGGACAGAAATCTATTACAGAAGTTGCCTATGAATGTGGATTTTCTTCACCTGCTGTTTTTGCCAGAGCTTTTAAGAGCTATTTCGGCATCTCTGCTGAAAAAATGCGACAAGTACAACACCAGCAACAGGTAATTATCCGTAAGGAATCTTTCCATCTAAAAGGACTGATAGATTCAAAAAAAATAGTGTATGCAGAAGGTGGCAGCAAAAAGACATTGAAAGTAGAAATCAAAAAGATTGCAGAGATGAGAGGCATTTTTATCAATGCACCATTACAGGATGAAACCTTAATTCAGCAATCGTTTAAAGACATTTTATGCTTTGCCGATGCACATGATATGCTCACTTCTGATACCCGAATGCTGGGGCTGATTTATCCTCATCAGGATAGATATGGCACCTGTATCAGTATTTCAAAAGAACAGGCTATACCAAAAAATACAGAGACAATAACTATCTCCGGAGGGAAATATGCTGTTTTTAAAGTCAGAGGAGGGGTGCGGGACACCTTTCGCGCTTTACAGATTTTTCATGATCAATGGTTACCTGATAGTGGATATAAAATTGCTGAATTATTTGGATTTGAGGTGTTTATGTCTAATCCTGCCCTAGTGGTATATTCCAGGCTAGTAAAAGAAGTCTACATTCCTCTTGAGCCTGTGTAA
- a CDS encoding sensor histidine kinase — MKKSAIILLHLGYWLLYIFLFSFLFILSETTNQSAFEHWDDWIAILLLAFLNGLASFYTFYNWLVPHYLANRQIKQFIGLGIGVSIGISLVLTIVVSLAINVLIYIFLHEIWFITFPPESWPVLIIGFTFLALINGIISTVMRGFVTWYGEIHLKEVTAHKTLRTEFALLKAQLNPHFLFNTLNNIDILIGQDAVRASLYLTKLSDMLRFVLYDTQADQILLTQELEYIQKYIELQKLRTTNEKYVAFEIDGQPNKIQIPPMLFIPFIENAFKYASNKRVSEAISIHISITQTHIHFRCINVIDLNDPVSRNYSGLGHELIRQRLLLLYQEKFNLVTHVIDHHYYVYLDLPIKAYELSAH; from the coding sequence ATGAAAAAATCAGCTATTATTCTGCTTCACCTGGGTTACTGGCTTTTATATATTTTCTTGTTCAGTTTTCTGTTTATACTTTCAGAGACAACTAACCAGTCTGCATTTGAACATTGGGATGATTGGATAGCAATTCTGTTACTCGCCTTTCTGAATGGACTTGCCAGTTTTTATACATTTTACAACTGGTTAGTTCCTCACTACCTGGCTAACCGGCAAATTAAGCAATTCATAGGATTGGGAATAGGCGTATCCATTGGAATTTCACTTGTTCTAACCATTGTAGTTTCACTGGCGATAAATGTTCTTATCTATATATTCCTACATGAAATATGGTTTATTACCTTTCCACCAGAGTCATGGCCTGTTCTTATTATTGGCTTTACATTCCTTGCATTGATAAATGGTATCATCAGCACTGTGATGAGAGGTTTTGTCACCTGGTATGGAGAAATTCATCTGAAGGAAGTAACTGCTCATAAAACCCTACGTACAGAGTTTGCCCTCTTAAAAGCACAGCTCAACCCACACTTTTTGTTCAATACCCTCAATAACATTGATATCCTGATCGGACAGGATGCAGTAAGGGCATCTTTGTACCTTACCAAACTATCAGATATGCTACGTTTTGTTCTATATGATACCCAGGCAGACCAAATTCTTCTAACTCAGGAACTAGAGTACATTCAAAAATACATTGAACTACAAAAACTCCGTACTACAAATGAAAAATATGTAGCTTTTGAGATTGATGGACAACCCAACAAAATCCAGATACCGCCGATGCTTTTCATACCTTTTATTGAAAATGCATTCAAATATGCATCCAATAAAAGGGTATCTGAAGCCATTTCTATCCATATTAGCATTACTCAAACACATATTCACTTTAGATGTATCAATGTTATTGATCTGAATGATCCGGTATCACGCAATTACAGCGGTCTTGGACACGAACTGATTCGTCAGCGACTTCTATTACTATACCAGGAAAAATTCAATTTAGTAACTCATGTAATTGACCATCACTACTATGTTTATTTGGATTTACCCATAAAAGCTTATGAACTGTCTGCTCATTGA
- a CDS encoding serine hydrolase domain-containing protein, protein MKNILCCLYLLLFYPASGQTLKKESIQNKAWTKATRYARQYVDSLQHAQDIPGISVCVGNADNILWAEGFGLADLETHQPVTIHSRFRLGSVSKSLTSFAIGKLIEEKKLDLDIAIQNYVPSFPVKAYPFTARQLATHTSGIRHYRASDPLSCLQRYATVLESLSIFNKDSLLFKPGTAYQYSTYGYSLLSAVIEGASHLDYLTFMKQAVFDPLNMAETCADYSDSIVANRVRFYEHTHGKRVNATQVDNSYKWAGGGMLSTSTDLVRLGREFLHPTLLSQKTLDLLISPQLLLDGTNTHYGMGWRIGTDAQNRRIIHHGGLIDGGRAFLLIYPEHNLVVAILANMSGVTINLPEVETIAHYFFTANR, encoded by the coding sequence ATGAAAAATATACTCTGTTGTCTTTATTTGCTTTTATTTTATCCTGCATCCGGACAGACACTCAAAAAAGAATCTATCCAAAACAAGGCCTGGACTAAGGCAACCCGATATGCCAGACAATATGTTGATTCACTGCAACATGCACAAGATATTCCAGGTATATCTGTGTGTGTAGGGAATGCAGATAACATTTTGTGGGCGGAGGGATTTGGTTTAGCAGATCTGGAGACACACCAACCTGTAACTATCCACTCCAGATTTCGGTTGGGTTCTGTTTCTAAATCACTCACTTCGTTTGCTATAGGCAAGCTGATCGAAGAAAAGAAACTTGATCTGGATATCGCAATCCAGAACTATGTCCCTTCATTTCCTGTCAAAGCCTATCCATTTACAGCCCGGCAACTGGCTACTCACACATCGGGTATTCGTCATTATCGGGCTAGTGATCCATTATCCTGCCTTCAACGTTATGCAACAGTACTGGAAAGTCTATCTATCTTTAATAAGGACAGTCTTTTGTTTAAACCTGGTACAGCCTATCAGTATTCTACCTATGGGTATTCATTACTCAGTGCCGTCATTGAGGGGGCTAGTCATCTGGATTATCTCACATTTATGAAACAAGCCGTCTTTGATCCACTGAATATGGCAGAGACCTGTGCTGATTACAGTGACAGCATTGTGGCAAATAGGGTACGTTTTTATGAACATACTCATGGAAAACGGGTCAATGCCACTCAGGTCGACAATAGTTACAAGTGGGCAGGAGGAGGAATGTTGTCTACCTCCACAGATCTGGTCAGGTTAGGCAGAGAGTTTTTGCATCCTACGCTTCTTTCCCAAAAAACACTAGATTTACTCATCTCTCCACAATTACTTCTGGATGGAACCAATACACACTATGGAATGGGATGGCGTATTGGGACAGATGCTCAAAATCGCAGAATTATTCACCATGGTGGTTTAATTGATGGAGGCAGAGCATTTCTGCTGATTTATCCGGAACATAATCTGGTTGTAGCCATTCTGGCAAATATGAGTGGAGTTACTATTAACTTACCAGAAGTGGAAACCATTGCCCATTATTTCTTCACAGCAAACCGATGA
- a CDS encoding ABC transporter permease — MNIQLIKAVRDLTYSPKRSLTVVFALLLGIWGVGTVGIAYVILTHDLQENYLRTLPAHAVFTSSDFDKQDTRRLLSLPEIESAEFRDFSLHRIEVRSNVWIPLWLYSVDDFSDIKLARIFHQEGAATPEKGSVLIERDGKNVSVIRNGSIVNVRIGSSVKTVKVSGICFDPGQAPATQDAFIYAYTDPQTYQQITGLLTHRRIIVRFRNVHSAEEVEQKVHLLTDVLQRSGVTVQSIDIPRFNEHPHQWQLNTLLFLIGAIGLLAFLMGAVLVSQLVRSMLVSHVRQIGILKAIGASRFHIFRMYIFVLLVIGAMAGGIAIPLASVSSQAFAGFVAGKLNFDILTKTVPIQVYLYLLLLSLSLPVLLSLGVIVRGTKIAIRIALSDYGIVQQSKWNSYAIVRRLKLSEAWIMAIRNAQRSKRRLVVTVLTMALGVAIFCTGFNVRQSLWNLLEGQKDELRYDVQVVLDKPVSRQKALQPFQKLTNVKTIEMWVGGRGEIQSKVIATTKGIGIVALPAKTQRLHMKILQGRWLQVSKKVEVVINQQAWALYNHPEIGSSFDVTIGNKICHVTLVGIAEQFEKPKIYLDIAHYDNLVNPSHLINTLVFVAKENRYDQVMALKREIESAISSSDLNVVYVMSQAERVRIIYAHLNIILTNILILSFLVLVVSAVGMASATGINIWERTREIGVMRAIGATSAQIYSLFVREGFLISIMSVLLGLIIAYPLSQLAALFFGNLMLGQNSILAYAFSIPGFLITLVVTLLFGWLASRIPARSAIAISTRQALVYE, encoded by the coding sequence ATGAATATACAACTAATAAAAGCAGTCCGTGATTTGACTTATAGTCCAAAACGCTCATTGACTGTTGTATTTGCGTTGCTACTAGGTATATGGGGTGTCGGAACGGTAGGCATAGCCTATGTTATTTTGACGCATGATTTGCAGGAAAACTACCTGCGGACACTACCTGCACATGCTGTATTTACCTCTTCGGATTTTGATAAACAGGATACACGCCGTTTACTTAGTTTACCAGAAATAGAAAGTGCTGAATTTCGTGATTTTTCCCTACACCGTATTGAAGTTCGGTCTAATGTATGGATACCATTATGGTTGTACAGTGTAGATGATTTTTCAGATATAAAACTTGCCAGAATTTTTCATCAGGAAGGAGCTGCAACTCCTGAAAAGGGATCCGTTTTGATAGAAAGGGATGGTAAAAATGTGTCTGTAATTCGAAATGGATCAATAGTGAATGTACGAATCGGTAGTTCAGTGAAGACAGTCAAGGTTAGTGGGATATGTTTTGATCCAGGACAGGCACCGGCTACTCAAGATGCTTTCATTTATGCTTATACTGATCCCCAAACGTATCAGCAGATAACAGGTTTACTTACACATCGGCGAATCATTGTGCGTTTCAGAAATGTGCATTCTGCAGAAGAGGTTGAACAGAAAGTACATTTGCTAACAGATGTATTACAAAGATCAGGTGTAACAGTTCAATCTATTGACATTCCCAGATTCAATGAACATCCACATCAATGGCAGTTAAACACATTGTTGTTTCTTATTGGAGCCATCGGATTATTAGCGTTTCTGATGGGAGCAGTGTTGGTATCACAGTTGGTCCGTTCTATGTTGGTCAGCCACGTCCGACAAATCGGAATTTTGAAAGCTATAGGCGCTTCACGTTTTCATATTTTTCGAATGTATATCTTTGTCCTTTTGGTGATAGGTGCTATGGCTGGTGGGATTGCCATTCCTTTGGCTTCTGTATCAAGCCAGGCATTTGCAGGATTTGTAGCTGGCAAGCTTAATTTTGATATTCTGACAAAGACAGTTCCTATACAGGTGTACTTGTATCTACTACTGCTTAGCTTATCTCTACCTGTTCTTCTTTCGTTAGGAGTGATTGTTCGGGGTACAAAGATAGCAATTCGAATAGCATTAAGTGATTATGGCATTGTTCAACAATCAAAATGGAATAGCTACGCTATAGTAAGACGGTTAAAATTATCCGAAGCATGGATAATGGCTATACGCAATGCACAACGAAGTAAGCGGAGATTAGTGGTAACTGTATTGACAATGGCACTGGGTGTTGCAATTTTTTGTACAGGGTTTAATGTCCGACAATCATTATGGAATCTGCTGGAAGGGCAAAAAGATGAATTACGGTATGATGTACAGGTTGTGCTGGATAAGCCAGTTTCCCGTCAGAAAGCTTTACAGCCATTTCAAAAACTCACTAATGTAAAAACCATTGAGATGTGGGTAGGAGGCAGAGGAGAGATTCAATCAAAAGTAATTGCGACAACTAAAGGTATTGGTATCGTAGCGTTGCCTGCCAAAACACAGCGATTACATATGAAAATACTTCAGGGAAGATGGCTGCAGGTAAGCAAAAAAGTAGAAGTAGTAATTAATCAGCAGGCATGGGCGTTATACAACCATCCTGAAATAGGCTCTTCTTTTGATGTAACTATTGGAAACAAGATCTGTCATGTGACTCTGGTTGGTATCGCCGAACAATTTGAGAAACCTAAAATTTATCTGGACATTGCACACTATGATAATTTGGTAAATCCTTCCCATCTGATTAATACATTGGTATTTGTGGCAAAAGAAAACAGATACGATCAGGTAATGGCCCTAAAAAGAGAAATTGAAAGTGCTATCAGTTCTTCTGATCTCAATGTAGTGTATGTAATGTCTCAGGCTGAACGGGTAAGAATCATTTATGCTCATTTAAATATTATTCTTACGAACATTCTTATACTCTCCTTTCTAGTATTGGTAGTAAGTGCTGTAGGCATGGCCTCTGCTACTGGTATCAATATCTGGGAACGTACCCGTGAAATTGGAGTTATGAGAGCTATCGGAGCGACCTCTGCACAGATTTATAGTTTGTTTGTCAGAGAAGGATTTTTGATTAGTATCATGAGTGTTTTATTGGGGTTGATTATAGCTTATCCATTGAGTCAACTGGCAGCTTTATTTTTTGGAAATCTGATGCTGGGACAAAACTCTATTCTTGCCTATGCCTTTAGCATTCCCGGATTTTTAATCACACTTGTGGTAACACTGCTATTTGGATGGCTGGCAAGCCGTATTCCTGCTCGTTCTGCAATTGCGATTTCGACCCGGCAAGCTCTTGTCTATGAATAA
- a CDS encoding glycoside hydrolase family 97 protein, translating to MKKTNLALLSLFGLGLCYPFTLYAQKNKTFQLLSPNSTIQLTVEAGKKMQWSVKHGSESIIEPSPLSLKLAGGEVLGDAAKITSSKTTKINQQINALNYKKDIVPDQYNQLVLNCKGGFGIIFRAYNDGVAYRFFTTRKDSLTIENEEAGFHFREDYQVYIPYVNDAHNNDVFETSFENNYQHIALSKVKKDTLSFAPILIELPNNKKAVITEADLEEYPGMFLQTSQQGYALQGKFAPYPLEEKKAGHNNLQAYVMKRANYIAKTAGSRSFPWRTVIISATDTELLNNDMVYKLASPSRIKDPSWIKPGKVAWDWWNDWNVTNVNFQAGINTATYKYYIDFAARHKIENILLDEGWADSQDIMKIVPEINLQEIVDYGKSKNVGVWLWGGWLPLDQKMDLALSTYSKIGIKGFKIDFMDRDDQKMVNFFYRFAQKAAEHKIMLDYHGAYKPTGLQRTYPNVLNFEGVRGLENVKWSNTDFPLYDCTIPFIRMIAGPMDYTPGAMINANKGSFRAINSSPMSQGTRCHQLAMYVIFESPFEMLCDNPTNYMREEESTRFITSIPTTFDQTVALDGKVSEYCAIARKKKDTWYVGTMTNWTPRDILLDLSFLGAGNFEAEIFKDGVNADRNGIDYKREVIKVSSKDKLKIHMAGGGGWAARIYQAK from the coding sequence ATGAAAAAAACAAACCTGGCTCTGCTTTCGCTATTTGGCCTGGGACTTTGTTACCCTTTTACTTTGTACGCGCAAAAGAATAAAACCTTTCAGCTTTTATCCCCCAATAGCACCATTCAGCTTACGGTTGAGGCAGGAAAAAAAATGCAATGGAGCGTAAAGCATGGTTCCGAGTCAATTATTGAACCATCTCCTCTATCATTAAAGCTGGCAGGTGGAGAGGTTTTGGGAGATGCAGCAAAAATCACATCCTCTAAAACAACCAAAATCAATCAGCAGATTAATGCACTTAACTACAAAAAAGATATAGTTCCAGATCAGTATAATCAGCTGGTCCTAAACTGTAAGGGAGGCTTTGGAATCATTTTCAGAGCGTATAACGATGGAGTTGCCTATCGCTTTTTTACCACACGGAAGGATTCGCTGACTATTGAAAACGAAGAAGCGGGGTTTCATTTCAGAGAGGATTATCAGGTATACATTCCGTATGTAAATGATGCCCACAACAACGATGTTTTTGAAACTTCTTTTGAAAATAATTACCAGCACATTGCTCTTTCAAAAGTAAAAAAAGACACACTGTCTTTTGCCCCTATTCTGATTGAACTGCCCAATAATAAGAAGGCTGTTATTACAGAAGCAGATTTGGAAGAATATCCGGGTATGTTTCTGCAAACAAGTCAGCAAGGATATGCTCTGCAAGGGAAGTTTGCTCCTTATCCTCTGGAAGAAAAGAAAGCCGGACATAACAACCTCCAGGCCTATGTTATGAAACGGGCTAACTACATTGCCAAAACTGCTGGTTCCCGTAGCTTTCCCTGGCGTACAGTGATTATCAGCGCCACAGATACAGAATTACTGAACAATGACATGGTCTATAAACTGGCATCTCCATCCCGTATAAAAGATCCCTCATGGATTAAACCAGGCAAAGTGGCCTGGGACTGGTGGAATGACTGGAACGTTACCAATGTTAATTTTCAGGCAGGCATCAACACAGCTACCTATAAGTATTACATAGACTTTGCAGCCAGGCATAAAATCGAAAATATTCTGTTGGATGAGGGCTGGGCAGATAGTCAGGATATTATGAAAATTGTTCCTGAAATCAATCTTCAGGAGATTGTGGATTACGGCAAAAGCAAAAATGTAGGTGTATGGTTATGGGGAGGCTGGCTGCCTTTGGATCAGAAAATGGATCTGGCACTAAGTACCTATTCCAAAATAGGAATCAAAGGATTTAAAATCGACTTCATGGATCGGGATGATCAGAAGATGGTAAACTTTTTTTATCGTTTTGCTCAGAAAGCAGCAGAACACAAAATTATGTTAGACTATCATGGTGCCTATAAACCTACTGGATTGCAACGTACCTATCCCAATGTACTGAATTTTGAAGGAGTACGGGGCTTGGAAAATGTGAAATGGTCCAACACGGATTTTCCTCTGTATGACTGCACTATTCCATTTATCCGTATGATAGCAGGACCAATGGACTACACTCCCGGCGCAATGATCAATGCTAACAAAGGCAGTTTCAGGGCGATTAATTCCAGTCCGATGAGTCAGGGAACACGCTGTCACCAACTGGCGATGTATGTAATCTTTGAATCTCCATTTGAAATGCTTTGTGATAATCCAACCAACTATATGCGGGAAGAGGAAAGTACACGATTTATTACTTCAATACCTACCACCTTTGACCAGACGGTAGCTTTGGATGGGAAAGTATCTGAGTATTGTGCCATTGCCCGCAAAAAGAAAGATACCTGGTATGTAGGCACAATGACCAACTGGACACCTCGTGATATCTTACTGGATCTTTCGTTTCTGGGAGCAGGAAACTTTGAGGCTGAAATCTTTAAGGATGGAGTTAATGCAGACCGAAATGGTATAGACTATAAACGGGAAGTGATTAAAGTATCTTCAAAAGATAAACTCAAGATACACATGGCAGGTGGTGGTGGCTGGGCAGCGCGGATTTATCAAGCGAAATAA
- a CDS encoding LytTR family DNA-binding domain-containing protein, translating into MNCLLIEDEPLAMLRLKEYIQRIPFLRLCHAVDNSMEAILLLQQESIDLVFLDVEMDGFSGIQLLEALPKRPAVILTTAYDQYALKAFDLQVVDYLLKPYTFDRFLQAISRVPPPKQAEILNPFLFVKTEYRLQKVAFEEIKYIEGMRDYRRIHLDQETIMTLETFGELEQRLPQQQFCRIHKSYLVALNKIESVERDRIRISKALLPLSETYRHQFYERIGRNGK; encoded by the coding sequence ATGAACTGTCTGCTCATTGAAGATGAACCTCTGGCTATGCTACGATTAAAGGAATATATTCAACGAATTCCATTTCTTCGCCTTTGCCATGCAGTAGACAATAGTATGGAAGCCATTCTACTATTGCAACAAGAATCTATTGATCTGGTGTTTCTGGATGTAGAAATGGATGGATTTTCGGGCATTCAACTCCTGGAAGCTTTACCCAAACGACCCGCAGTAATTCTGACAACTGCTTATGATCAGTATGCTCTTAAAGCTTTTGATCTACAGGTTGTAGACTATCTGTTGAAACCCTATACTTTTGATCGCTTTCTCCAGGCTATATCACGTGTTCCTCCCCCAAAACAGGCAGAAATCCTCAATCCATTTTTATTTGTAAAAACAGAATACCGTCTTCAGAAGGTTGCTTTTGAAGAAATCAAGTACATAGAAGGTATGCGTGATTACAGACGTATTCATTTAGATCAGGAAACAATTATGACACTGGAGACCTTTGGGGAATTAGAACAACGACTACCTCAGCAACAGTTTTGCAGAATTCATAAATCGTATTTAGTGGCACTAAATAAAATTGAATCAGTTGAACGGGATCGTATCCGGATTTCTAAGGCACTACTTCCACTTTCAGAAACATATCGCCATCAGTTTTACGAACGAATTGGTCGAAACGGCAAATGA
- a CDS encoding SDR family oxidoreductase, giving the protein MNLQQAKVLITGGSSGIGLETAKQLVSLGAQVAICGRNDTRLHEAAKESGAFPIQGDVSKEEDVKRIVETVIREFGDYNVLINNAAYGYFSKLADLSTEKFQELLATNVVGAMIAGRESVKHFVSKNYGNIVNISSTAGLNGFAGGTAYVATKFALKGMTECWRQEFRKNNIRVMLVNPSEVQTNFVSNSGMEVRPHSPSKLEAIEIAHTIVSMLQMNDRGFVTEATVWATNPQS; this is encoded by the coding sequence ATGAACTTACAACAGGCTAAAGTATTGATTACAGGTGGTAGTTCAGGTATTGGACTGGAAACTGCCAAACAATTGGTATCACTAGGGGCTCAGGTAGCTATTTGTGGACGGAATGATACCCGTTTACATGAAGCTGCCAAAGAATCCGGCGCATTCCCCATTCAAGGCGACGTTAGCAAGGAAGAGGATGTAAAACGGATTGTTGAAACAGTGATACGTGAATTTGGCGACTACAATGTTTTGATTAACAATGCTGCTTATGGTTATTTTTCGAAGCTGGCAGACTTATCTACAGAAAAATTTCAGGAGTTGCTTGCTACCAATGTAGTAGGAGCGATGATCGCTGGCCGGGAAAGTGTTAAACACTTTGTCTCAAAAAATTATGGTAATATCGTCAATATCTCATCCACAGCCGGGTTAAATGGATTTGCAGGTGGAACAGCTTATGTTGCAACCAAGTTTGCACTAAAAGGGATGACAGAGTGCTGGAGACAGGAATTTCGGAAGAACAATATTCGGGTTATGCTGGTAAACCCCAGTGAGGTACAAACTAACTTTGTTAGTAACTCAGGCATGGAAGTACGTCCTCATAGTCCGTCCAAGTTGGAGGCGATTGAGATTGCGCATACCATTGTAAGCATGCTGCAGATGAATGACAGAGGGTTTGTAACAGAGGCTACGGTTTGGGCTACTAATCCTCAATCATAA